From a single Callithrix jacchus isolate 240 chromosome 5, calJac240_pri, whole genome shotgun sequence genomic region:
- the YTHDF1 gene encoding YTH domain-containing family protein 1 isoform X1: MSATSVDAQRTKGQDNKVQNGSLHQKDTVHDGDFEPYLTGQSNQSNSYPSMSDPYLSSYYPPSIGFPYSLNEAPWSTAGDPPIPYLTTYGQLSNGDHHFMHDAVFGQPGGLGNNIYQHRFNFFPENPAFSAWGTSGSQGQQTQSSAYGSSYTYPPSSLGGTVVDGQPGFHSDTLSKAPGMNSLEQGMVGLKIGDVSSSAVKTVGSVVSSVALTGVLSGNGGANVNMPVSKPTSWAAIASKPAKPQPKMKTKSGPVMGGALPPPPIKHNMDIGTWDNKGPVPKAPVPQQAPSPQAATQPQQVAPPVPTQPPPLAQPQYQSPQQPPQTRWVAPRNRNTAFGQSGGAGSDSNSPGNVQPNAAPSVESHPVLEKLKAAHSYNPKEFDWNLRSGRVFIIKSYSEDDIHRSIKYSIWCSTEHGNKRLDSAFRCMSSKGPVYLLFSVNGSGHFCGVAEMKSPVDYGTSAGVWSQDKWKGKFDVKWIFVKDVPNNQLRHIRLENNDNKPVTNSRDTQEVPLEKAKQVLKIISSYKHTTSIFDDFAHYEKRQEEEEVVRKERQNRNKQ; encoded by the exons AGTAACAGTTACCCCTCAATGAGCGACCCCTACCTGTCCAGCTATTACCCACCGTCCATTGGATTTCCTTACTCCCTCAACGAGGCTCCGTGGTCCACTGCGGGGGACCCTCCGATCCCATACCTCACCACCTATGGACAGCTCAGTAACGGAGACCATCATTTTATGCATGATGCTGTTTTTGGGCAGCCTGGCGGCCTGGGGAACAACATCTATCAGCACAGGTTTAATTTTTTCCCTGAAAACCCTGCCTTCTCAGCATGGGGGACAAGTGGGTCTCAAGGTCAGCAGACCCAGAGCTCTGCCTATGGGAGCAGCTACACCTACCCCCCGAGCTCCCTGGGTGGCACGGTGGTGGATGGGCAGCCAGGCTTTCATAGTGACACCCTCAGCAAGGCCCCCGGGATGAACAGCCTGGAGCAGGGCATGGTTGGCCTGAAGATCGGGGATGTCAGCTCCTCTGCTGTCAAGACGGTGGGCTCTGTCGTCAGCAGCGTGGCACTGACTGGTGTCCTTTCTGGCAATGGAGGGGCAAATGTGAACATGCCGGTTTCAAAGCCGACCTCATGGGCTGCCATTGCCAGCAAGCCTGCAAAACCACAgcctaaaatgaaaacaaagagcgGGCCCGTCATGGGGGGTGCACTGCCTCCCCCACCTATAAAGCATAACATGGACATTGGCACCTGGGATAATAAGGGGCCTGTGCCGAAGGCTCCAGTCCCCCAACAGGCACCCTCCCCGCAGGCTGCCACACAGCCCCAGCAGGTGGCTCCACCTGTTCCAACACAGCCCCCACCTTTGGCTCAACCACAGTATCAGAGCCCTCAGCAGCCACCGCAGACCCGCTGGGTCGCCCCACGCAACAGAAACACCGCATTTGGGCAGAGTGGAGGTGCTGGCAGTGATAGCAACTCTCCTGGAAATGTCCAGCCTAATGCTGCCCCCAGTGTCGAATCCCACCCTGTCCTTGAAAAACTGAAGGCTGCTCACAGCTATAACCCTAAAGAGTTTGACTGGAATCTGAGAAGCGGGCGTGTGTTCATCATCAAGAGCTACTCTGAGGACGACATCCACCGCTCCATTAAGTACTCCATCTGGTGTAGCACAGAGCACGGCAACAAACGTCTGGACAGCGCTTTCCGCTGCATGAGCAGCAAGGGGCCCGTCTACCTGCTCTTCAGCGTCAACGGCAGTGGGCATTTTTGTGGGGTGGCTGAGATGAAGTCCCCTGTGGACTACGGCACCAGTGCTGGGGTCTGGTCTCAGGACAAGTGGAAGGGGAAGTTTGATGTCAAGTGGATTTTTGTTAAGGATGTGCCCAATAACCAGCTCCGGCACATCAGACTGGAGAATAACGACAACAAACCCGTCACAAACTCCCGGGACACCCAGGAGGTGCCcttagaaaaagcaaaacaagtgCTGAAAATTATCAGTTCCTACAAGCACACAACCTCCATCTTTGACGATTTTGCTCACTACGAGAAgcgccaggaggaggaggaggtggtgcgCAAG GAACGGCAGAATCGAAACAAACAATAA
- the YTHDF1 gene encoding YTH domain-containing family protein 1 isoform X2, translating to MSDPYLSSYYPPSIGFPYSLNEAPWSTAGDPPIPYLTTYGQLSNGDHHFMHDAVFGQPGGLGNNIYQHRFNFFPENPAFSAWGTSGSQGQQTQSSAYGSSYTYPPSSLGGTVVDGQPGFHSDTLSKAPGMNSLEQGMVGLKIGDVSSSAVKTVGSVVSSVALTGVLSGNGGANVNMPVSKPTSWAAIASKPAKPQPKMKTKSGPVMGGALPPPPIKHNMDIGTWDNKGPVPKAPVPQQAPSPQAATQPQQVAPPVPTQPPPLAQPQYQSPQQPPQTRWVAPRNRNTAFGQSGGAGSDSNSPGNVQPNAAPSVESHPVLEKLKAAHSYNPKEFDWNLRSGRVFIIKSYSEDDIHRSIKYSIWCSTEHGNKRLDSAFRCMSSKGPVYLLFSVNGSGHFCGVAEMKSPVDYGTSAGVWSQDKWKGKFDVKWIFVKDVPNNQLRHIRLENNDNKPVTNSRDTQEVPLEKAKQVLKIISSYKHTTSIFDDFAHYEKRQEEEEVVRKERQNRNKQ from the exons ATGAGCGACCCCTACCTGTCCAGCTATTACCCACCGTCCATTGGATTTCCTTACTCCCTCAACGAGGCTCCGTGGTCCACTGCGGGGGACCCTCCGATCCCATACCTCACCACCTATGGACAGCTCAGTAACGGAGACCATCATTTTATGCATGATGCTGTTTTTGGGCAGCCTGGCGGCCTGGGGAACAACATCTATCAGCACAGGTTTAATTTTTTCCCTGAAAACCCTGCCTTCTCAGCATGGGGGACAAGTGGGTCTCAAGGTCAGCAGACCCAGAGCTCTGCCTATGGGAGCAGCTACACCTACCCCCCGAGCTCCCTGGGTGGCACGGTGGTGGATGGGCAGCCAGGCTTTCATAGTGACACCCTCAGCAAGGCCCCCGGGATGAACAGCCTGGAGCAGGGCATGGTTGGCCTGAAGATCGGGGATGTCAGCTCCTCTGCTGTCAAGACGGTGGGCTCTGTCGTCAGCAGCGTGGCACTGACTGGTGTCCTTTCTGGCAATGGAGGGGCAAATGTGAACATGCCGGTTTCAAAGCCGACCTCATGGGCTGCCATTGCCAGCAAGCCTGCAAAACCACAgcctaaaatgaaaacaaagagcgGGCCCGTCATGGGGGGTGCACTGCCTCCCCCACCTATAAAGCATAACATGGACATTGGCACCTGGGATAATAAGGGGCCTGTGCCGAAGGCTCCAGTCCCCCAACAGGCACCCTCCCCGCAGGCTGCCACACAGCCCCAGCAGGTGGCTCCACCTGTTCCAACACAGCCCCCACCTTTGGCTCAACCACAGTATCAGAGCCCTCAGCAGCCACCGCAGACCCGCTGGGTCGCCCCACGCAACAGAAACACCGCATTTGGGCAGAGTGGAGGTGCTGGCAGTGATAGCAACTCTCCTGGAAATGTCCAGCCTAATGCTGCCCCCAGTGTCGAATCCCACCCTGTCCTTGAAAAACTGAAGGCTGCTCACAGCTATAACCCTAAAGAGTTTGACTGGAATCTGAGAAGCGGGCGTGTGTTCATCATCAAGAGCTACTCTGAGGACGACATCCACCGCTCCATTAAGTACTCCATCTGGTGTAGCACAGAGCACGGCAACAAACGTCTGGACAGCGCTTTCCGCTGCATGAGCAGCAAGGGGCCCGTCTACCTGCTCTTCAGCGTCAACGGCAGTGGGCATTTTTGTGGGGTGGCTGAGATGAAGTCCCCTGTGGACTACGGCACCAGTGCTGGGGTCTGGTCTCAGGACAAGTGGAAGGGGAAGTTTGATGTCAAGTGGATTTTTGTTAAGGATGTGCCCAATAACCAGCTCCGGCACATCAGACTGGAGAATAACGACAACAAACCCGTCACAAACTCCCGGGACACCCAGGAGGTGCCcttagaaaaagcaaaacaagtgCTGAAAATTATCAGTTCCTACAAGCACACAACCTCCATCTTTGACGATTTTGCTCACTACGAGAAgcgccaggaggaggaggaggtggtgcgCAAG GAACGGCAGAATCGAAACAAACAATAA